From the genome of Candidatus Zixiibacteriota bacterium, one region includes:
- a CDS encoding protein-L-isoaspartate(D-aspartate) O-methyltransferase yields the protein MKKRSVQYVACILASLAVGVQAGITAEAQADSTMARLRKDMIESHLAPRGISNERVLGAFERVERHLFVDSAFRIHAYEDYPLPIGAGQTISQPYIVALMTQLVDPRPDDTVLEIGTGSGYQAAILGELAAHVYTIEIVDSLALVAASRLDSLGYDNITVRSGDGYAGWPDHAPFDVIVVTAAPAEIPQPLLDQLAEGGRLVIPVGEDWQELLLVTRVDGKLVTRKITDVLFVPMTGEAQKKTK from the coding sequence ATGAAGAAGCGCTCGGTACAATATGTCGCGTGCATTCTGGCATCTTTGGCGGTAGGCGTACAAGCGGGCATCACCGCCGAGGCGCAGGCCGACTCAACGATGGCGCGCTTGCGAAAGGATATGATCGAGTCGCACCTGGCGCCTCGCGGAATCTCGAATGAACGGGTGCTTGGCGCATTCGAGCGAGTCGAGCGGCACCTGTTTGTCGACAGCGCCTTTCGCATTCACGCGTACGAGGACTATCCGCTGCCGATCGGCGCCGGACAGACGATTTCTCAGCCTTACATTGTCGCGCTCATGACGCAGCTGGTCGATCCCCGTCCCGACGACACTGTTCTGGAAATAGGCACCGGCTCAGGGTATCAGGCCGCGATCCTCGGAGAGCTGGCCGCACATGTCTACACGATCGAAATAGTCGATTCGCTCGCGCTCGTCGCGGCATCGCGGCTCGACAGCCTCGGTTATGACAATATCACGGTGCGAAGCGGCGACGGCTATGCCGGTTGGCCGGACCACGCTCCTTTTGATGTGATCGTGGTCACTGCTGCACCTGCAGAAATCCCCCAGCCGTTGCTGGACCAACTGGCCGAGGGGGGGCGACTCGTGATCCCGGTGGGCGAGGATTGGCAGGAACTGCTGCTGGTGACAAGGGTCGACGGAAAGCTCGTCACGCGGAAGATAACCGACGTGCTCTTTGTCCCGATGACCGGAGAAGCCCAGAAAAAAACAAAGTAG
- a CDS encoding aldo/keto reductase, protein METFRFDLFGKEIPRIGLGTWAIGGWMWGGTDEQESIRTIHAAIDKGITLIDTAPVYGFGRAEEIVGKALEEPGGRDRVILATKATLEWKDGKVTRNGSSERIRHEIDESLRRLKTDYIDIYQVHWPDGLVPVEETARTMRELLESGRIRAIGVSNYSSELMAEFSQYAPLHFCQPPYNLFERGIEDDELPWCRNNDVVLLTYGALCRGLLSGRMRADTAFVGDDLRRYDPKFRKPRYGQYLQAVERLDQLARDRLGKRVIHLAVRWILDRGAHVALWGARRPEQLAPIDDIIGWSLDSDTLRAAEQIVEETISNPVGPEFMAPPTRRKPAL, encoded by the coding sequence ATGGAAACGTTTCGATTTGATCTGTTCGGCAAGGAGATTCCTCGCATCGGGCTCGGTACATGGGCTATCGGCGGCTGGATGTGGGGCGGCACGGATGAGCAAGAGTCGATTCGCACCATTCACGCCGCGATAGACAAGGGCATCACGCTCATCGATACGGCGCCGGTGTATGGATTCGGCCGTGCCGAGGAGATTGTCGGCAAGGCGCTCGAAGAGCCCGGAGGAAGGGACAGAGTCATACTGGCGACCAAGGCCACCCTCGAGTGGAAGGATGGGAAAGTCACTCGAAACGGATCGAGCGAGAGAATACGGCACGAGATCGATGAATCTCTTCGTCGCCTCAAGACCGACTACATCGACATTTATCAGGTGCACTGGCCGGACGGGCTGGTTCCAGTTGAGGAGACGGCCCGGACCATGCGCGAGCTTCTGGAATCGGGCCGAATCCGTGCCATTGGCGTGAGCAACTACTCATCGGAGTTGATGGCCGAATTCTCGCAATACGCCCCACTGCATTTCTGTCAGCCGCCGTACAACCTGTTCGAGCGGGGGATCGAAGACGACGAGCTGCCGTGGTGCCGGAACAACGACGTTGTCCTGCTTACCTACGGTGCGCTCTGCCGGGGATTGTTGTCCGGCCGGATGAGAGCCGATACGGCGTTTGTCGGAGACGATTTGCGCCGGTACGATCCCAAGTTCAGGAAGCCTCGCTACGGGCAGTATCTTCAGGCCGTTGAGCGGCTGGATCAACTCGCCCGAGATCGACTCGGCAAACGGGTCATACATCTGGCGGTGCGGTGGATTCTCGATCGTGGCGCCCATGTGGCGCTCTGGGGTGCGCGTCGGCCCGAACAGCTCGCCCCGATCGACGACATTATCGGGTGGTCGCTCGACTCCGACACTCTACGCGCGGCGGAACAAATCGTGGAGGAGACTATATCGAACCCGGTCGGTCCGGAGTTCATGGCGCCGCCCACTCGTCGAAAGCCCGCCCTGTAG
- a CDS encoding cation:proton antiporter — protein MTQIPLLQDILVIFGAAIAVLILCHRLRIPPIVGYLVTGVLIGPSGLRFVSSISAVEQLASVGVILLVFTIGLEFSFQQFIRMRRAVLLGGSLQVVTTIVVTWIVSRYLGLSQGESVFMGFLIACSSTAIPMRALQDRAELTTPHGSVTLSISIFNDVATIPAMIFTPLLVAGAGGIAGELGGLIVKLLVIMALVYVGARYIVPNVLFFIARTRSRELFLLSVVVICMTIAWATNELGLSIGIGAFLAGLIISDSEYSHQALEGVVPFKDVFNSFFFVSVGMLLDTGFLIQEPVAIIAIAAGIYVVKTLIVGGAALALGLSVRSALIAGIALGQIGEFAFVLSQVGVEYGVIKGEVYQTFIAVTIITMAATPLLTNLAPRIADSVAEWPGLRQLRDGAYRSLAGETANGLHSLKDHLVIIGFGVNGQNIARAARSARIPYVIIETNPDTVKRSRKQGEPISYGDATSIAVLNQARISEARVVVVAISDPVATRNITGTIRRQSDRLHLIVRTRFVAEVGPLMELGADEVIPEEFETSVEIFTRVLTRYLVPRDEIVKFTNEIRSHSYEMLRSLSKGTATLRDLQLNLPELRIETVRVPSGSPVVGKSLGELNIRAQCGVTLVAIGRGDEVISSPAGSDRLAEGDTLYMLGSRENTARAEILVRGPAPANRG, from the coding sequence GTGACGCAAATTCCCCTTTTGCAGGACATTCTGGTTATCTTCGGCGCGGCAATCGCCGTGCTCATACTCTGTCACCGCCTCCGCATTCCACCGATTGTGGGATATCTCGTCACCGGCGTGCTGATAGGACCGTCGGGGCTCAGGTTCGTGAGTTCGATCAGCGCCGTCGAACAGCTTGCAAGTGTGGGCGTGATCCTGCTGGTGTTTACGATCGGCCTGGAGTTTTCGTTCCAGCAATTCATCCGCATGCGCCGGGCCGTCCTGCTGGGCGGCTCGCTGCAGGTAGTCACCACTATCGTCGTGACCTGGATCGTCTCGCGGTATTTGGGCCTCAGCCAGGGCGAGTCGGTGTTTATGGGGTTTTTGATCGCCTGCAGTAGCACCGCCATCCCGATGCGCGCGCTTCAGGATCGCGCCGAGTTGACAACGCCGCACGGATCGGTGACGCTCTCGATATCGATCTTCAACGACGTCGCGACGATCCCGGCCATGATTTTCACCCCGCTTCTGGTAGCGGGAGCCGGAGGCATCGCCGGGGAACTGGGCGGATTGATCGTCAAGCTGCTGGTGATCATGGCCCTGGTGTATGTTGGGGCGCGCTATATCGTACCAAACGTCTTGTTTTTCATAGCCCGGACTCGAAGTCGAGAGCTGTTTCTGCTGAGTGTGGTCGTAATCTGCATGACGATCGCGTGGGCGACCAACGAACTCGGGCTCTCTATCGGTATCGGAGCCTTCCTCGCGGGCCTCATCATCTCGGACTCCGAGTACAGTCATCAGGCGCTCGAGGGGGTCGTCCCTTTTAAGGACGTCTTCAACAGCTTCTTTTTCGTGTCCGTCGGCATGCTTCTGGATACGGGGTTCCTGATCCAGGAGCCCGTCGCCATTATCGCTATCGCAGCCGGGATCTACGTAGTGAAGACCCTCATAGTCGGCGGCGCCGCCCTGGCATTGGGACTGTCGGTCCGATCCGCCCTCATCGCGGGTATCGCCCTTGGGCAGATCGGCGAGTTCGCCTTTGTTCTCTCTCAGGTCGGCGTTGAATACGGCGTCATCAAGGGTGAGGTATACCAGACTTTCATTGCGGTCACCATTATCACGATGGCTGCGACCCCGCTGCTGACCAATCTCGCCCCCCGTATCGCCGACTCGGTTGCCGAGTGGCCCGGCCTTCGTCAGCTGCGCGACGGGGCGTACCGGTCGCTGGCTGGAGAAACCGCCAACGGATTGCACTCCCTGAAGGATCACCTCGTCATTATCGGTTTCGGCGTCAACGGCCAGAATATCGCCCGCGCCGCCCGAAGCGCCCGCATTCCGTACGTGATTATCGAAACCAATCCCGACACCGTAAAACGCAGCCGCAAACAGGGCGAGCCGATTTCGTATGGCGACGCCACCAGTATCGCCGTGCTGAATCAGGCCCGCATCAGCGAGGCGAGGGTTGTGGTGGTCGCGATCTCCGATCCTGTCGCTACCCGCAACATCACCGGCACCATCCGCCGTCAGTCCGACCGACTGCACCTGATTGTCCGCACGCGGTTCGTGGCCGAGGTCGGGCCGCTCATGGAACTGGGCGCCGACGAAGTTATTCCGGAAGAGTTCGAAACCTCGGTCGAGATTTTCACCCGCGTGTTGACCCGGTACCTCGTCCCGCGCGACGAAATCGTCAAGTTCACAAACGAAATCCGGTCGCACAGCTACGAGATGCTTCGGTCTCTCTCGAAGGGGACCGCTACGCTGCGCGACCTCCAGCTGAATCTCCCGGAACTGCGGATTGAAACGGTGCGCGTCCCCTCCGGATCGCCGGTTGTCGGAAAAAGTCTCGGCGAGTTGAACATCCGCGCCCAATGTGGCGTCACGCTCGTAGCAATCGGTCGCGGCGACGAGGTGATCTCGTCCCCCGCCGGGTCGGACCGGCTCGCCGAAGGCGACACGCTGTATATGCTCGGATCGCGCGAGAATACCGCCAGGGCGGAAATCCTCGTGCGAGGGCCCGCCCCGGCGAATCGCGGGTAG
- a CDS encoding ABC transporter ATP-binding protein translates to MSLLVLENLKLSLGGKPILNNVSVDFWDGHVHAVVGPNGAGKSTLAATIVGLSGYTDIEGDIKFDGHSIRELGIDQRARKGITLAWQEPARFEGLRIADFIKASAHGNGVDVDAILTQVGLNPDNYRRRAVDKTLSGGERKKVELGSILAMKPKVALLDEPDSGIDIESIERIFDAVRLLKEQGTTVILITHSLAVLNQADHAFLMCHGQVVDKGTVGKIRHYFEDKCIPCDHQNVPELYGLGERP, encoded by the coding sequence ATGAGTCTTTTGGTACTCGAGAATCTCAAGCTGTCGCTGGGCGGCAAGCCGATATTGAACAACGTATCTGTCGACTTCTGGGATGGTCACGTTCACGCGGTGGTTGGTCCCAACGGCGCCGGAAAGTCAACGCTGGCCGCCACGATAGTCGGGCTAAGCGGATACACGGATATCGAGGGGGACATTAAATTCGACGGGCATTCTATCCGGGAGCTTGGTATCGACCAGCGCGCCCGCAAGGGCATCACGCTGGCCTGGCAGGAACCGGCACGATTCGAGGGACTCCGGATCGCCGACTTCATAAAAGCGTCGGCGCACGGAAACGGAGTCGATGTCGATGCAATCCTTACTCAGGTCGGCCTGAACCCGGACAATTACCGGAGGCGGGCGGTCGACAAGACCCTTTCCGGCGGCGAGCGCAAGAAGGTCGAACTGGGATCGATTCTCGCCATGAAGCCGAAAGTGGCGTTGCTCGATGAACCGGACTCGGGGATAGATATCGAGTCGATCGAGCGAATTTTCGACGCCGTGCGGTTGCTCAAAGAGCAGGGGACGACGGTTATTCTGATCACACACAGTCTGGCCGTCCTCAATCAGGCCGATCACGCGTTTCTGATGTGCCACGGCCAGGTGGTCGATAAAGGGACGGTCGGCAAAATCCGCCATTATTTCGAAGACAAATGCATTCCCTGCGACCACCAGAATGTCCCGGAGCTCTATGGTCTGGGAGAACGCCCATGA
- a CDS encoding carboxypeptidase regulatory-like domain-containing protein, which translates to MCGKVLLVVVVAAFSAVPATMAGDAGGRLNGVLTQKDNGLPVANVALRLVGTDFRAVSDQSGYYEFTNLKPGSYCVVIRHWEFDTVDMIDIPITAGSTTTRDISMVKQKGSLPFLLKIDEDTTSGGIQSVDELLAQVTGVQTYVEAPVWIRVACAPEIPCTVAGIPPTPEPPPACEDAAVDTVRSITEATPQLPVVVELAQNYPNPCNPTTTIRFGLPSPGEVRIDIINILGQVVKRLVRADMPAGYHDVEWNGRNDGGGAVASGVYFYRLIAGKTTLSKKMILLK; encoded by the coding sequence ATGTGTGGCAAAGTCCTGTTGGTAGTAGTGGTGGCCGCCTTTTCGGCAGTACCTGCCACAATGGCCGGGGATGCCGGAGGTCGACTCAACGGAGTTCTGACTCAGAAGGACAATGGGCTACCCGTTGCCAATGTCGCGCTACGACTCGTCGGTACCGACTTCCGTGCCGTCAGCGATCAATCCGGCTACTACGAGTTCACCAACCTCAAGCCCGGCAGCTATTGCGTGGTCATACGACATTGGGAATTCGACACGGTTGATATGATCGATATCCCGATAACCGCCGGATCAACGACTACGCGCGACATCAGCATGGTGAAGCAAAAAGGGAGTCTTCCGTTCCTCCTTAAAATCGATGAGGATACTACCTCGGGAGGGATACAGAGCGTTGATGAACTTCTGGCTCAGGTGACCGGCGTACAGACTTATGTTGAAGCGCCAGTGTGGATCCGAGTTGCCTGCGCACCGGAAATCCCATGTACCGTTGCCGGCATTCCGCCCACTCCCGAACCTCCGCCCGCCTGCGAAGACGCTGCGGTCGATACCGTCCGGTCAATCACAGAAGCTACGCCGCAACTCCCCGTGGTCGTTGAACTGGCCCAGAATTACCCCAACCCCTGCAATCCGACCACGACTATTCGTTTCGGGCTGCCATCGCCGGGTGAAGTTCGGATCGACATTATCAATATCCTCGGACAGGTGGTGAAGCGGCTCGTGCGGGCGGACATGCCGGCAGGCTACCACGACGTGGAGTGGAACGGTCGGAATGACGGAGGCGGCGCGGTTGCGTCGGGAGTCTACTTCTACCGGTTGATTGCAGGCAAGACGACGCTCAGCAAAAAGATGATACTATTGAAGTAG
- a CDS encoding NAD(P)/FAD-dependent oxidoreductase → MKTQYDAAVIGSGPNALAAAIYLAQQGLSVIVLEAAATLGGGARTGELTLPGFHHDICSAVHPLAVGSPFFRTLPLEQHGLSWVYPEINCAHPVDDSTCAVLVGDVMQTAVQLGNDAESYRQLMVPIVAQWDGLVDDLLAPLHVPGRLLPVLRFARLAVQSATGLAARRFRGTQARALVAGLAAHSMLPLDAPISAAVAIVLAAAGHTAGWPFPRGGAQAITDSLAAYARTLSVDFETGRQIRSLAEIPRARIVLLDCTPRQFLSIAGERLPSRYRRALEGYRYGPGAFKIDWALSEPVPFADERCRRAGTVHIGGTLEEIAESEQSVWNGKTPERPFVLLAQPSVFDSTRAPVGRHTAWAYCHVPNGSTEDMTTRIERRIERFAPGFCDTILARHTMKATDLEAHNANYVGGDINGGIQDIRQLFARPVSLFDPYQTPLDGVFLCSSSTPPGGGVHGMCGYHAARSALRHLAGR, encoded by the coding sequence ATGAAAACGCAGTACGACGCCGCCGTGATCGGTTCCGGCCCCAACGCACTTGCCGCTGCGATTTATCTGGCCCAACAGGGCCTGTCTGTCATCGTGCTCGAAGCCGCCGCGACGCTCGGGGGAGGTGCGCGAACAGGCGAACTGACGCTTCCCGGATTCCATCATGACATCTGCTCGGCAGTGCACCCGTTGGCGGTTGGTTCGCCGTTTTTCCGGACGCTGCCGCTGGAGCAACACGGGTTATCATGGGTCTATCCGGAGATCAACTGCGCGCATCCGGTCGACGACTCGACCTGTGCGGTTCTTGTCGGAGATGTCATGCAAACGGCGGTGCAGCTCGGCAATGATGCCGAGTCGTACCGACAGCTCATGGTGCCGATAGTCGCACAGTGGGACGGGCTGGTCGATGATTTGCTTGCGCCGCTCCATGTCCCCGGAAGACTTCTCCCTGTATTACGGTTCGCGCGTTTGGCGGTGCAATCCGCCACCGGCTTAGCGGCCCGGCGCTTTCGAGGCACGCAGGCGCGCGCCCTCGTGGCCGGATTGGCGGCCCACTCCATGCTTCCGCTCGACGCTCCCATCAGCGCCGCCGTGGCGATCGTGCTCGCCGCAGCCGGGCACACCGCAGGCTGGCCGTTCCCGCGCGGTGGCGCGCAAGCCATCACTGACTCTCTTGCCGCCTATGCGCGCACCTTGTCCGTGGACTTTGAAACCGGCCGACAGATCCGCTCACTTGCAGAGATTCCCCGCGCCCGCATCGTCTTGCTCGATTGTACGCCGAGGCAGTTTTTGTCGATCGCCGGTGAGCGACTGCCATCGCGGTATCGACGGGCCCTCGAGGGATATCGCTACGGTCCCGGCGCGTTCAAAATTGACTGGGCGCTCTCGGAACCTGTGCCGTTTGCCGATGAAAGGTGCCGGCGCGCCGGGACCGTTCACATCGGCGGGACACTGGAGGAGATCGCCGAATCCGAGCAATCGGTGTGGAACGGCAAAACACCGGAGCGGCCGTTCGTATTGCTCGCACAACCGTCGGTTTTTGACTCAACCCGCGCTCCGGTCGGCAGGCACACCGCGTGGGCATACTGCCACGTCCCCAACGGGTCGACTGAGGACATGACGACCCGGATCGAGCGCCGGATAGAGCGGTTCGCCCCGGGATTCTGCGACACGATACTGGCACGGCACACGATGAAGGCGACGGATCTCGAGGCGCATAACGCCAACTATGTCGGCGGCGATATAAACGGCGGGATTCAGGACATTCGGCAGTTGTTCGCCCGCCCGGTTTCGCTGTTCGATCCGTACCAAACGCCGCTGGACGGCGTGTTCCTCTGTTCGTCCTCGACGCCGCCGGGGGGCGGGGTCCACGGGATGTGCGGATATCACGCGGCCCGGTCGGCCCTGCGTCATCTCGCCGGTCGATAG
- a CDS encoding SufD family Fe-S cluster assembly protein, whose translation MSSQLNVINDLYVHSGRDPHELDDPEVAHLVVNENRVMGLHAVPGLQVDVEELSDGISAVITLAAGTIVAKPVHLCFGMTPERGVQRINMDVSVERGAKISLLAHCVFPFAVDVQHIMEARIRIGEGAEYRYFEKHVHSPAGGVKVYPKARVEVAPDGLFQTEFELIQGRVGLIDIDYEAVCEARSLLDMSARISGRADDVIKISETASLVGEKAKGVLTSKIAVRQKARAEVYNKLIANAAYARGHVDCKEIVQDDGIATAVPIVDVRHPKAHVTHEAAIGSVDSKQLETLMSRGLSEDDAVEIIINGLLSR comes from the coding sequence ATGAGCAGCCAACTGAATGTCATCAACGACCTGTACGTGCACTCGGGCCGCGATCCTCATGAACTGGACGATCCCGAGGTTGCCCACCTAGTGGTTAACGAAAACCGCGTCATGGGACTACATGCGGTTCCGGGGCTGCAGGTCGATGTGGAGGAGCTGAGCGACGGGATTTCGGCGGTCATCACACTGGCGGCGGGAACGATCGTCGCCAAGCCGGTGCACCTGTGTTTCGGGATGACTCCCGAACGTGGCGTCCAGCGAATCAACATGGACGTGTCAGTCGAACGCGGGGCAAAAATATCCCTTCTGGCCCACTGTGTGTTTCCGTTCGCCGTCGACGTGCAGCACATCATGGAGGCGCGGATACGAATCGGCGAAGGCGCCGAGTACCGATATTTCGAGAAACACGTTCACAGTCCGGCGGGTGGAGTGAAGGTGTACCCGAAAGCCAGGGTGGAGGTTGCTCCGGACGGGTTGTTCCAGACGGAGTTCGAGTTGATACAGGGGCGGGTCGGGCTTATCGATATCGATTATGAAGCCGTTTGTGAGGCGCGCAGCCTGCTCGATATGTCAGCGCGCATCAGCGGCCGCGCGGACGACGTGATCAAGATAAGCGAGACGGCCAGCCTCGTCGGCGAAAAGGCCAAAGGCGTGCTGACGTCAAAGATCGCGGTACGACAAAAAGCACGGGCGGAGGTGTACAACAAGCTGATTGCCAACGCCGCGTATGCGCGCGGTCATGTCGACTGTAAGGAAATCGTCCAGGACGACGGCATCGCCACCGCCGTACCGATTGTCGATGTTCGTCACCCCAAAGCGCACGTCACGCACGAGGCTGCGATCGGCAGTGTCGACAGCAAACAACTCGAGACGCTGATGTCGCGGGGGTTGTCGGAGGACGACGCGGTGGAGATTATTATCAACGGGCTGCTGAGCCGGTAG